The sequence TTTCTGCCAATTAAAGTGTGCGCCTGATCACAACTCtccgctctcctgcacctgacttcttacCAGTAGCACACAACCAGACAGTATGTGACCaatactattttattttatttgaaatcaTCATGCCCTATATGAGAAGAGAATTGTGCCGATCAGCAACAGAACAGAAGGGCAGAACTATAGCAGCAATACAAAGAGAATGATATGTCAATGCAGTATctcatattataaactgggtggttcaagccctggtaaccagtttataatagcaataaggcacctcgggggtttgtgatatgttGCCAATAAGGCTAagagctgtgtccaggcactcctcgtgcctcgtgcttaagaacagcccatatccatggtatattggccatataccacacccccccggGCCTTATTGCTTGAATAACTGTGCCCTTCTGAACGTCAGTAGCCTAGTAAACAACACAGAGCTTGACGTACGTATTGGACACATTTGTCTGCAGCGTAATACCCAATAACCCTGCCCTTTCCTGTTTTCTCTATCCGATACGGCCGGCTTCCCATTAGAAGGCTAATACTGAGTATTGGTTTTATGATCAATGCTTTCCTACGTATTGAACAACCCAGGCTGAAAACACATTCAAATCTGTAGCCCGGCGGACATGTTATGTAACAGTCAGTTggatctcaaatggcaccctattccctatatagtacactactttcgaTCAGATCCCTATGGGCTTTTGTCAAAAGtgatgcactaaatagggaattgggtgccatttgggacacaggcagcGTCCCAGACTGCTCTGTGTGATTTAAGGAGCACTAAGATAATACTGAAGAGGAGTTTCAACGTCACATTGCCTATATTGTTAATGAGTATAGGACATGGCCAAGTTAGTTGGCTGGTTGACATCATGTGCCAAACTACAATGCATGAAATCTTCCACTCCAGACACAGGGGAGTTGCAAGAATATCCTACAATGGTACAAGTCAAACTCCAGCTGTGTTAGAGTTAGGTAAGCCAAGCATGCACAGACAGGATGGAGAAGACGTCAAATAAAAATAGTTTAGCTCATTGAAACCACTAGAAAGCTAACTCATAACACTGGCTGTAACATCAATATTATTGAATTTCTACTGATATTAGAGGAGATTGTGGTTATCGGTGGCACCATATGGTGTCATATGATGTAGCTCACATACCTTCATAAAACAAGATGTAGACACGTTCAAGACATGGGGACAGGGGATAGAGGTAGGTACAGAAAGACATGGGGACAGGGGATAGAGGTAGCTACAGAAAGACATGGGGACAGGGGATATAGGTAGCTACAGAAAGACATAGGGACATGGGATAGAGGTAGCTTCAGAAAGACATGGCGACATGGGATAGAGGTAGCTACAGAAAGACATGGGGACAGGGGATAGAGGTAGCTACAGAAAGACATGGGGACAGGGGATAGAGGTAGCTACAGAAAGACATGGGGACAGGGGATAGAGGTAGGTACAGAAAGACATGGGGACAGGGGATAGATGTAGCTACAGAAAGACATGGGGACAGGGGATAGAGGTAGCTACAGAAAGACATGGGGACAGGGGATAGAGGTAGCTACAGAAAGACATGGGGACAGGGGATAGAGGTAGCTACAGAAAGACATGGGGACAGGGGATAGAGGTAGCTACAGAAAGACATGGGGACAGGGGATAGAGGTAGGTACAGAAAGACATGGGGACAGGGGATAGATGTAGCTACAGAAAGACATGGGGACAGGGGATAGAGGTAGCTACAGAAAGACATGGGGACAGGGGATAGAGGTAGCTACAGAAAGACATGGGGACAGGGGATAGAGGTAGCTACAGAAAGACATGGGGACAGGGGATAGAGGTAGCTACAGAAAGACATGGGGACAGGGGATAGAGGTAGGTACAGAAAGACATGGGGACAGGGGATAGAGGTAGCTACAGAAAGACATGGGGACAGGGGATAGAGGTAGCTACAGAAAGACATGGGGACAGGGGATAGAGGTAGCTACAGAAAGACATGGGGACAGGGGATAGAGGTAGCTACAGAAAGACATGGGGACAGGGGATAGAGGTAGGTACAGAAAGACATGGGGACAGGGGATAGAGGTAGCTACAGAAAGACATGGGGACAGGGGATAGAGGTAGGTACAGAAAGACATGGGGACAGGGGATAGAGGTAGCTATAGAAAGACATGGGGACAGGGGATAGAGGTAGGTACAGAAGGACATGGGGACAGGGGATAGAGGTAGCTACAGAAAGACATGGGGACAGGGGATAGAGGTAGCTACAGAAGGACATTGACCCTGTTGATCTAGATCGCTACGTCAATTTTCAAAATGACTTCCTCAAATGTACATTATTTAGAAATCAAGAAACACGTAGACTAAGCATGTTCTCCCCTATGTGTTCTCATATCAGCgattatgtggaccccaggaagagtagctgctgatttcgcaacagctaatggggatcctaataaaataccaaaataccagATGTCACTGTTTTGAGGACACATTCATGATTTAGACATTGAGATATGGCTAACTATAATAGTGTTCTGCCAAGCCTGCGGAGACAGTTTATGTCTGTAGAAGGAGACTCTCCCCAGAGTGTCTCCACAGAGTTGACCCCAAGGGGAAGAATGATGATAAGACCTTTGACCCTCGTTACATTTAGCACTCTTTTGTTATTAATGTGGTTAATATGGAGACACTCTGTGTGTATGGGAGAACGGCCCAAACCGCTGCACATCCGTTTCCCCTCTGGCTGAGCTGAGAGATCTCATTGTGTAGCGCTGGTCTGACTGTGTCTCTGCTCTGAACTACTTTTATGTCATAAACATTCCATTTTTGCCGACTTCGACGATCCGGAACCTGGCTAATATTCTGTGTCCTCTGTCATAACTGCAATGACAGCTCGAGACAGCCAGGTATCCTGTGGCGAGACAGTATACAGACAGCCCTGTACAAAAACAGAGTGAATGAGGGGTTGTGTAGTGAGTAGGTTGAGGAATGAGTGTAGCTTGAGGGTTGAAGCTCTATGAACATTCACAGTGGGTATTTCCAGGATATGTGCCCTAGAGGTTTATGTATTAAGTGAAGTTTATATATTCCAAAGTCTCTTAAGGGGAACGCCTTTCTCTGGCTCTGTccccatggcaccctattccctatatagtacactacttctgaccacTGCCCattgggaataggctgccatttgggacgtactcTCTGTTATCAACAGCCATCAGTATGGGGCTGGGTTTCAGTTCACTCCCCTCCAGCCCAGACAGACCTGCCAGTAAACAAACCTTCCCCGTGGTTTGGAAAACATAACGAAGGGTATTTATAGTGCTACCAGCTGGAATTATTGAATGTCACCTATATTCATCTTACAGTAAATAAAGTCAGAGTCATTTCAAGAAATTAGTGCCTTTTTCCAAGTTACAATACTCAAAAAACACCTAATTGGTGGATTGACCCAGTAACAGTTtaatacaatacaacactgtagtGGGGATTATTTGGTTcactatttcctgtgtttgattAACTGTTGATATGGACTGATATGTAACTTGATGGTATGGGAGACGCAGACAGATTTATACCTTTGGGGGAAGGGAAACAGGACTCAACCAAGTATGTGTCAATACCTAATTTTCTACAATTATCTGTTGTAACTATAATACTGATGTACCTACCTTGGACCTGCTTAACTGCCAGTATGAAACGTCTGCCATCGTTGAATGTTATGGTTAAAGTTTGACGCCATTCTGGGCCTGGGACACActgataatgtactgtatatgtgagaCGGTGTGATTCTGTAGCAGCTGATGTTGTGACTTCCTACAAGCCTCTCGAGCTGATGTTTACAGAACATGTTGTACTGTCTGATTCATTTAGAAATGCCTTCTCAGAGAAGGCCTGTTAGACATTTCTCTGGAGGTGTCTCCCTGTTGCAACTTGTAATTAAACCAACATTATTTTTGATTGATTTGATCTGTGTCTGCTCTCCTTTCTCTTCATCTAGGAATTCCCAATATGAACATTGATATTTATTTCATGCTCAACTGAAGGAACATTTTGAGTAAAGTTCAGGATGCCTTAATTAAAGCTGATCAATGTTTAATTTGGATATCTCCAGGAATGGATAGTGAATTGTAAGAGGATTATTACTCATTGTAGAAACAATTTGCCAACTGCCATAGCAAGTATCTTCAGAAAGACTGCATAGACGTTTTCTCTTCATTTAAAGTGAGACAGAGCTATGATAATTGTGGGTTGAAAATGAAAAGACAATGGTTTGAAGAAACATGTGGGCCTAAACTATGGTCCTATGCAACCAAAACACACTATCACATCTAAACAGGGACTCTTGAACTATTAACAACAGGATATGATGCTTTTCAAGACAAAGATGGAAATAACAATTTAAGTTATTCTGTACTATAATGACTCAACTAGCTACAGTGTTTGGCAATTGAGATCGAAATTCCTTTACATGTCCTTTGTGGGAACAGATATATGTTTACATAATATGTTAACATGTATTTACTGAACTTGTGACAACTGCCTTCTCAATACACAGTAGATATGGGCTACGGAACATTTGCACACATCATGCACCTCAGTAGGCTCTGCCTCTGCTGGATGATACATAATTACTGTTTTAGTCGGTTTGATGTGCGCACAGCAACAGTACAGAGGCGTTCCCTGCGGGAGGGTAGCACGACCAGTGATGTCACTTCTGTAACTGGGGCTTGACAGCATGAGCGTCCCTAGCAGCCCTTTAAATAGCGCAGGCGGCGCTCACAGTACTCACTCACTCCAATCCACAGCGCACGAGCGAGTAGTGTTCCCTCTCCCTCATACAACCCCAGTCAAAGAAGTTGCTGGACCAACTAAAAAGAGAGAGTCAACAAGATGTCTAACTACGTTGTATACTCCGACTCCCGCCGTGTCAGTCCATCGGTCCACGGGAACAAATTCGACACAGCGCACCGCAAGAAGGCCGTTCCCAACATATTCGAGAATGTCAACCAGGACGCACTGATGAGGCTGTTCCAGAAAACGGGGGACATGAAAgcggaggagagggtgaggagcaTCTTCTCATTCACCCAAGATCCAGCGGAGACGGCCAAAGCCCTGATGGCGCTCAAGCAGCGAAAGAAGGACAAGTTCCTCCAGATTGTAGGCATGGTTCGCCACATGCTGAAACTGCGTTGAACATTCTCTCTCGGCTCTACTGAACGAGTTGAATTGAAGTGCACTAGAATGACGCTGTGGTGGTTTGGCAGGTGACGCCGACCTGTCACCTGGCAAGGAGAAGGAGAAGCAGCGTCCTGGAATGGAGGAAACCTAAATTCAAACCACTGTCTTCGAAGGCAACAAAGTATGACTATTCCATGAAGATGCGCTCCATGCGTAATAACAGCATGCACTGGTTCGTATGGATACAACGTGCTGGAAGAAGAAAGGGGAGAATGGGAATACTGGGGGCTGTTGTCCCGAGCAAAGAAACAGGGAGACATGACGCTCTCCCTGACTGACTATGCATTCTGTTGAATGCTCGGCTGTCAATGTGCACCTCATAGGTGCCTATTTGCTGGTGAATAATAACTGTAATAAGATAAACTGCCTGAAAATGCCTGTTCCTGTGAAAACACATGCCTTGTCTCTGTACCATTTTAACTTTGTGATACCTGCTAATAGCACTGTTTAATGGTAGCCACCAATTTATTTGTCAAAACATTTTATAGGATCATGATGACATGCATTTATGAAATGTCCTTTTGCAATTTCTTTAATAAATGATTATTGAAATATAACTTCTATTATCTTTGCTTTCATTTCGAATGACTGCATCATATTATTGTTTGATACAAACTCTGAATGATCTCTGATAGTTATCTTTTCAGGTTAGATTGTAAATACACTGTCTTTTTTAGTATTATTAGTTTAAAATGGGCTTCATCCCTAATTCCATCAAGTTACACCCTTATACACTATTATAGATTCATTTTAGTTGTTTGAAGGGAGACTTTCATAGAGAGGGGTGCTTAGCACTTTAAAACGTATAATACTGCACACATTTGTCTTGAAATGGGTGTAAACGTTAGTGTGGCCCCTCTTCACCTGCATCCAGCCTTACATAATTTATGGCCTCTCCAATGcctcttttttttatttaacctttatataattagtgaagtcagttaagaacaatgatggcctacaccagtcaaacccagatgacactgggccaattgtgcgccaccctatgggactcccaatcacagccagttgtgatattgactggattcgaaccaggatgtctgtagCACTGAGATAACACTGAGTGCCTTAGACTGcggcgccactcaggagcccatagATCCCTATGCAAACAGAACAAGAAGGAGTCTATCTTTCCATTGCCATAAAATGATAATTATGATATCATTATTCGTTATCATATCAAGTTATATGTATTCATATCCATCATAAGAATATGAAATAATAGCAAATGACAATGAATAAATGTCAAGTCATGTATTCTAGGAACTATAGCTAATTTCTCTGAAATTCTCTCATGatttcactttctctctgtcaATGTTGAAATAAAGAAGCCCCGGGGGGGTAAAGTTACACATGGCTTGATGTGGTTAACCTTTATCAGGTTTCCCTCATGGGGCTTCCTCCAGACCAGTGCAAACCAGTTCTGCTGGGGAGGTTTTCTGCAGTGCACAGCAGTGTTTGTGTAAGGTGTATCTCAACATCCACACTCTGCAGATAAGAGCTTGTTTAAGTAGTATTACAGGGTTTAGGCCTGCTGCATTAGAGGTTATACAACACAATGCCTTTAACTGTCTCTCATCAGACAGTACAGGAGACATATTATCAATGTCACCTATTAAAATGTCTAATAACAGTTTCCATATTTTCACACAGTGTTTGGGTTTTTATCAAGTCTGTAATTTTGGTCAGGGATTTTGCTATGGGTTGGCTTAGCTGGAGCCAAGGGGATCAGCGAGTGGATGTCTGCTAATCTCATTGCTTTGATAGTCTCTCTGCCGGCTCAAACCAGTTCTGATGCATCACCTGACATCTGACTGTACCTGGCCTCTGCATGTGCCGCCCTCCCGCTGCAGTGGGAAGCGTAGACACAGGAAACCCTAGCCTGCGGGTGGGGATTTCTCAGGTGAATATCCACGTTTGTCAGGCATGCTGGCGCTAAGTCATCGTAAAAcacctctctctcagtctctcactctctttctgtcacccacacacaaatgcacagacTTAGCTGCTGTTAAAAACTGTGAAGATCAAAGACAACTTTTTGTTTCATAAACACAATAAAAAGGAAACTGTCCACCTCGGTTTCAAACAAAGTGTCTGACATTATTGATATAGATTTAGAGtccatttttaaggtttttgcaTAACCCGTTGCTCCAGTTCGGTTGCTCTGTGTATCATCTCGCAGAGGACAGCATTTATTTCCCTCTTTTCCTTTTAAGGCTACCCAATTGTTTCGGAAAACAAAGCTAAAAGAAAGCTAAATATTTAAACCAATTGTCTAGGTGGCTGGGTGATATGTTTAACTCAGGGCTGTGCTCCTCTCccaccctcttcctccctttcatACAGCGATCAGTGCTGCAACACTTTGATGTTAACAGACACTGTGGAACACAACCTTTTAGCCTTTATGTTTGGGCCATTGCCATGGTGACAGGTAGAGacggagcaagagaaagagagagggagacaggatttTATGATCAGAGGGACTAGCCTCTGATTCCGGTGTAGACCGGTTTTAACCATGAGCTTTAAAAAGAGGAACTAAAGCCCCGTTCATACCTGATTCTAACATTCGTCATTTGTCCTGATCATGTCCTGATCTGGTTTCTTTGCATTTAtaagatctgatcacaatcagatcacaatgcGTCTTTTAACCGTCTACACTCTAAAAATccgggcacaatcagaatgtggacaaatTTCAGGACAAAGGCCACATGTTAGAACCAAGTATAAACAACCACAAGTTATCCTCATGACTCACATTTACTTTCTTGATAAAGGAGGGAAAAAGCTACCCCCTCTCAACATTTTCTCTGTTATAATTCCTGGCATAAtactaggcttatattaaccaaATCTTTAATACAAACTCGCTCCTAAATCTAGCTCTCTTGTTCCTTAATCTCTCAATTGAGTTGCATATTCTTGAAAAAGACACTAGTGACAAATCATAGAGCTATATTTTAATGTTAACTGAGACATTTCTATAGGAGTTTAAAACCAAGAAGTACCATAACAAATGAATAGTGAATCACTGAACACAACTGACTCTTATTAGAGACAGTTTTCTATTGGAGGCAGGTGtctatttccttaatgcacacaTCTTTTGCTCAATAAAATGTTGCAAAGACTACCACACTGTTTATTGTGACCATTATAAACATTATAATAAGAAATCCATTGCAGATCAGACTTGCAAAGATAAGGCTCTTAAATGCGTCTCCTAAAACAGACATTGGTTTCCATCAATTCCCTGGGTCAGATTGCCACCTAGACAGATCCCAGAAGTTGTAAATTGGGAAATGATATATCAGTAAACAGATTATAATGCATCAGTCCAGGTTTGTTCTGGTAAGAACTCTGTGAACCATGCATCCCATCTGCTGAGCAACTCCTTTGGTTTCAAGTGTTCCCCACAACAAAGCAATTAAATCTTTACTGGCATCTCCTGTTAAGGAGGGTTATAAAACACAATTGAAAACAGACTGACTGTGAATGACCATTCAGCATATCACACTCAGCGCTAAATCTCAATAGCCCTTTTTTTAATGTTAAGCAAAAGGATTATGGCTGTAGAatgcaggaaaaagctgtttttgaaaaatgcaaaaaaaacaacatacagATGTGGGGCCTTGCCCCCCTCCGGACCACCCCCCAGCCATCCTCacgtactttgtgccccctcagattgtTGGAGTGCATGACACCCCTGGTCTCACACCTCCTTCTGTTTGATGATTCTGACCTAAGCATTTAAGCCctatttatacctggttctaatgTGCAGTCTTTGTCCTgattttgtccacattttgtgtAGACGGTTAAAAGACACATTGTGATatgattgtgatcagatcttctAAGTGTAAACAGACAAAATCAGGTCAAGATCAGGACAtgatcaggacaaaggatgcgTATAAACAGGGCTTCTGTTGCTACTGCCGACTTTTCTTCTTTCTCGTCAATCTCTCAGCCGTGTGTCAAAAGCAGCTGGCTGGCTTAAAGAGTGACGACCCAAGAGTCAAAGGGGATGAAAAGGTAGTCTCCATACAGGAAAGACTGGAATGTGTGAGAGTTAATGATGGAGATGAACAACCACTGATTGAGACATTTCCTTTAAAGGGAGCACAAAATAATCACGCAGAAACAACCTGGTTCTGGTGCTAGGACATCATAGAGAGGATTCCTAGCATTTGGCACATTCTTGTGGGTATTAATCACTGGCGTTATGTCGTAGACAGCGACACACAACTGACTTTAGTCTAAGGGCCTCTGTTGTTTTTGGATGAATCAGTGTATTGTGTGTTAGGCGCCATTTGTGTAGGATTGGTGCTGCTGGGCGGTACGTTGAGGCCAGGGTGTATGTGTGTTGCGTCAGTCCACTGTGTTGGAGCTGACCCTTGCTTCCCCATCATGTGCCCAGAGGGGGACCATGGAGACACTGTTGATTCTTTCACATCCCAAGCAAAACATTTGGTATGTTTCAGCTGTGCATCACTCGACTGTCTCTTCCTGTTGCCGTGGCTTTATTACacgtgttgatttaacaagtggGCTATTATCCATCAGTGAGGCACACTCTcaatgaccacacacacacacacacacacacacacacacacacacacacacacacacacacacacacacacacacacacacacacacacacacactatgagatGGAAAATGTGATCGTTTATGAGGTCAATGTTAAAAACAATCACATAGTTCTTAGACAGAGGAAAAAGCAATTGGATTGTGCCCATAAGTTACCCAAGAGGTCAAAAACAGCAGTTGCATGCAGACACACATTTAAATTCCGTTTCTGACTCTTAAAGACaagacaaaaatatatttttgttgttgaattgtatgtattttatttattttacctttatctaCAT comes from Salmo salar chromosome ssa20, Ssal_v3.1, whole genome shotgun sequence and encodes:
- the tcima gene encoding transcriptional and immune response regulator; translation: MSNYVVYSDSRRVSPSVHGNKFDTAHRKKAVPNIFENVNQDALMRLFQKTGDMKAEERVRSIFSFTQDPAETAKALMALKQRKKDKFLQIVGMVRHMLKLR